GGGTGCTCCCCTCTGCCTGAGTCAACTTGGCGTCTGTCCTTCATCTCCTCTGCCCCCGCAGCCTCACCCATCACCCCCGCAAGCCTCCTACCACCCGGGATGCCAGCTTCAGTTGCCAGGATGCAGTCCGGAGGCCTGGCTCTCTGAGGAAGAAGTGGGTGGGGCAGGTGGCATCCTCACCTAGCCAGCAATCCAGGACATGAAAGCCGGGGCCGGCTTTCCTCAGCTGCCTTTATGGCTTTTTTGACTGCGTGTTCCTCACTGCGCCCTCCGTCCACTCGGGCACTGCTGTGGCAGCTGCCCACTCCAGGAGGCTACCCCCTCCCGCCCTGTGGCTTCCAGGGTCCTCAGGGTGTATGGGCTCAGCTGTGCCCTTCCAGCTTCATCAGGGTAGGCGGGAAGCTGCTGTCAGCTGGGGCTCTCCACCCCACACCCAGCCTCTACAGCCCTGAAATGAAAGGACCTAGGCCAGCGGCCTTGGCTTTCCCCCGCGGGTCCGTGCCCGGGTGTGCTGCGCCCCTACTGTGTCCCGGCCCATGGCCCCCCTGGGACATCCCGGCCGCGTTACTGGCTCCGGGGCTGGCCTGGGGCTCCTCCCGGGATGGGGACTTGGGTGGGCTGGGCGGCTTGAGCGCGCTGACGGCCCGGATGAGGCCCATGCGGCGGCGGATGGAATGGTCCAGGTTGACCGTGCAGCGCAGCAGACTCTGCGCCTCGGCCACGGTGAAGGGGAAATCAGTGCCCAGGAAGCGCTCGAAAAGCTCGGGGTCGCCGTCCAGGTCCAGCACGTTCTGCAgggccttggtcatggtgtgcaGCTCGCGACTGTTGTCGCAGAAGACGTCCCAGAGGCGCGCGCGGCCCTCGGGCGCGCCCCCCGCCTGCTGCCGGTCCTCTAGGCACTGCAGCACCCAGCTGAGGCGGCAGGGCCACTGGTTGGCGAGAACGACCCAGGCCACGGCGTGGCGCGGCGTAGGCCCCACGCGGtcgggctgctgctgctgctgctgctgcagcaggCGCACGGTGATGGGCACCGTGTTGACGATGCGCCGCATGGACACCACGTTGTCGGGCACGTACTCGTACAGGCAGTCGTGCTCGTCGTGCAGGCAGCCCAGCGCCTCCTGGATGCGCCGCGCCGCCTCCGCGTCCACGCGCCCCTGCGCGCGCCCGGCCTCCGCGCTCGTCTCCACCGCCAGCAGCTGCGCGCCCTCGCCCGAGCCCCCGGGGCCCTGCGGCGTCGGCGGAAGCTGGACCGAGAGCTCCCGGAAGAGCAGGTCGTCGCGGCTGCGCACCGCGTCGTGGAGGAACCGCAGCTTGGTGCGGCGGCCCATGACCGGCACGGAGAAGGGCAGCGTGACGGTGCGGTTGAGGAACAGGTAGCCGTTGTCCGCGGTGCCCTTCATGTTGCCCGCGCTCTCCAGGCACGCAGCTAGGATGCTGGGGTCCACCACCAGGATGAAGATGAAGGGCGCGTGGCTGTCGGACAGCAGGGTGTTGATGGCGTTCAGCACGCCCACCACGCGCTCCGGGTAGCACGTGTCCAGCCCGGTGACCTCGAGGACCACGCGCAGCCGGCGGCGCTGGTAGATCTCCAGGAAGCACAGGAAGTCGGTGAGCAGCTCCACTTCCTTCTTCACCTCGCACATGAAGCCCAGCTGGCTGCCGAACTTCTCCCGCGACACCAGGCGCTCGATCTTCTTGCGCTGGCTCACGAACAGGTGCTTGCCCACGGAGTACACGGCCATGAGCAGCCCGGAGCCCGACAGCGTGGTGGCCGCGCCGCCCAGCGCCTTGAGCATGCCGCGGCCCGCGTGGCCCGGCGCGTGGCCCCCCAGCGACAGGTAGAGCAGCCCCACGCCCAGGCAGAGCGCGGCCAGCAGCGCCAGCAGCGCCAGGCACACGCGGCGGCGGCAGTGCCACTCGCGGTGGCAGGAGCCCTCGCGCGGGCCCCCGGGCTTGTTGCCCAGCACCGAGTACACGCTGAAGGGCAGCGCGCCGTAGTGGCGGCGGATGCCCTCGCACAGCGTGGTCACCAGCCCCGCCCACAGCTTGTCGGTGCCCGCGTACTGCCAGGCGCTGAAGCGGATGAACAGGAAGCGCACGTTCCTGCGCCGCAGGTGCAGCTCGGTGATCACCGGCTGCAGGAACACCAGGAACCACAGCAGCTGCGGGACGCCCCAGCCGCGCACGCGCCGCGGCCGCCACTGCACGCGCTGCAGCTCCTCGCTCTCGCGCTGCGCCGCCTCCTGCTGCATCAGCgctgggagaggggagagggcgAGTCAATGGCCTTGGCCCGAGGGGAGGGGCTGGGGCACTTGGGCCAAAGGGGAGGCCTGGAGGTCAGGACCGGGATAGGGACCTCCCTGGAGCGGGGATTGAGAGGGCGGTAGAGAGAGCCAGGACCAGTGAGACATGCCCCCTTGACACGTGGCCCCtcagggatggatggatggataaatagatgaataaaatgCCTGTGTAAAAGAATgtggatgggggctggagagatggctcagtggttaagagcactgtctgctcttcctaaaggacccgggttcaattcccagcacccacacggctgctcacaactgtctgtaacacccattccaagggatctgacaccttcatactaatgcacataaaataaaattaaagaaattgtttaaaaaaaaaaccaagagtaTGGCtggatagatgaatgaatgaatgaatgaagtgcGGAGGTACAAGATGAATGGATCGGTGgatgaatgagtaaatgaatgaaatgTCCGGGGAACAAGATGAATGAGAGTATGAATGAATGAAACGTGGGAAGAGAAGGACGCTCTCTGGCTGACTGCCCCTCCTCCAGGGCGTCTGTCAGGGCAGGCAGGTGTTATTGGTGTCACTGAGGACAGATTCATGTGTCCTAGGGAGGGCAGGCTGTTGTCTTGGCCGTCCCTGGATCCCCCAAACACCAAGGGGGTGCTGGCCTGGTGGAAACTGAACAGTGGGTGGCGAGTACTCTGGGACAGGATGTGAGGCCAGGGATGAGTGAGTGGGCCCGTCACCTCGCCCGTGACTTAGCCGAGGGCTGGGACTCAGGAACATCCTTCTCTAGACCCTGACCTTTTCTCCACTGCAGACTTATAACAGCAGCAGAAATGAAGAGTCAGCAGGGGCTGAACTCTGGCCATGACTGAGGGCCGCCCGGGCTGCCTGCCCTGCCCAGCCAGTGTGTCTTCCAGGAAGCTTCTTCAGAGTGGGTTTGGTGGGGAGGGAGGTGGCAGGGAGAGGGCGTGACTGGGAGAAGAGGGCAGGGACGGGACACCGTGCTTCCTGTCCCCCGCCCACTGTGGACACATGAAGATACTCACTCATGATTTTGTCCAACATCATGTGAAGACGGCAGCCGAAGGGAGCGTAGAAACCCACCGTCACGGGGACGGGCACGTGGCACAAAGTTTTAGCCAGACAGCTGCAGTAGACATCATCTTCTGTCAGGATGTCTGGGGGCGGGAAGGGGGAACTCAGTCAGTGAGGCTGGTCGGCTCACGCCCACCCTCCTCCCGTGTGCCCCCAGGCCCCCCGCTCTGCTCTGCTGCCAACGGCCTCCTCCATGGATCCCAAGGCGACTCAGGTCAAGCTCTTCCATGGATGGCCTCTGCCCTTTCTAGGCCCTGGGCCTTCActgtcccagccccagcccagaggcTTACGGAATCCGGTTATCTTGACTCTAGATCCCTAGGCCTGCTCAGCCCCTAACATGCCTGTGGTCCTCGTAGGAAAACTGCACGGGCCTTTCTTGGCATACGAGACCCTCAGCTGCTAAGACACCCTCATACCCTCAAAAGCCCCACATGCTCCCCAGCTCTGCTCAGTTCCTCGCAGGGAGTTAGGAACTGAGGCCTGTGAGCCACTTGTCCCTTCTCGTGACAAGATGCTAGGGTACGTGGAGGGTAAAGAGGCTGACTCAGTGCCCCTGTATCCAGTGGCCACTTGGGATTCAAGTTCCCTgtcccagagggcctctgacacaAGCACCATAATGTCTGCTCTGCAAGGGGCACCCTGTCCCCTGAGAATTGCTTCTTGGACTTAGATTAGGGTGTCCAGAAGGTGGGGACCAATCATGGAAGTTGGGACGGCCTCATGGGATGAAAGCCAGGAGGAAGTTTAGGAGAAGGTGAGCTGAGGTGACGGCAGCTGGGGCAGGCCTCACCCCCAGCCATGCCTAATCAATGGGTGACTTCACTTTACTAAGCCTCTCTTTTTCTGAGTGTGAAATGGGCATCCGGGCCCTAGGCTCCCTGCCCAGCCTTTCTGTGAGTCCTCATTACCTGTTGCTCTACTTTCAGACCTAGGTCCTGAAAGATCTGTGTGTCCCCACACAGCTACCACCGCCCCTGAGCCTGGG
This is a stretch of genomic DNA from Meriones unguiculatus strain TT.TT164.6M chromosome 1, Bangor_MerUng_6.1, whole genome shotgun sequence. It encodes these proteins:
- the Nkpd1 gene encoding LOW QUALITY PROTEIN: NTPase KAP family P-loop domain-containing protein 1 (The sequence of the model RefSeq protein was modified relative to this genomic sequence to represent the inferred CDS: inserted 2 bases in 1 codon); its protein translation is MQKNYNVHFTKSARTPNEQYFLDSQLGHQKGCCRQWYQDPVAPHCGPCQLSPQAHWQQAYRSHRGGSGCRRCPQPLTPQRQRQQQQRQPPSLPPSPLRQRQRLGPVRGAQKGSPAIAAVHMGPASAPQHATSSPTAVSAAASRGPALPSAAGALLEPSEPTEARPLPAPAACGSFTSYSADILTEDDVYCSCLAKTLCHVPVPVTVGFYAPFGCRLHMMLDKIMTLMQQEAAQRESEELQRVQWRPRRVRGWGVPQLLWFLVFLQPVITELHLRRRNVRFLFIRFSAWQYAGTDKLWAGLVTTLCEGIRRHYGALPFSVYSVLGNKPGGPREGSCHREWHCRRRVCLALLALLAALCLGVGLLYLSLGGHAPGHAGRGMLKALGGAATTLSGSGLLMAVYSVGKHLFVSQRKKIERLVSREKFGSQLGFMCEVKKEVELLTDFLCFLEIYQRRRLRVVLEVTGLDTCYPERVVGVLNAINTLLSDSHAPFIFILVVDPSILAACLESAGNMKGTADNGYLFLNRTVTLPFSVPVMGRRTKLRFLHDAVRSRDDLLFRELSVQLPPTPQGPGGSGEGAQLLAVETSAEAGRAQGRVDAEAARRIQEALGCLHDEHDCLYEYVPDNVVSMRRIVNTVPITVRLLQQQQQQQPDRVGPTPRHAVAWVVLANQWPCRLSWVLQCLEDRQQAGGAPEGRARLWDVFCDNSRELHTMTKALQNVLDLDGDPELFERFLGTDFPFTVAEAQSLLRCTVNLDHSIRRRMGLIRAVSALKPPSPPKSPSREEPQASPGASNAAGMSQGGHGPGHSRXAQHTRARTRGGKPRPLA